One Balneolaceae bacterium DNA window includes the following coding sequences:
- a CDS encoding HAMP domain-containing sensor histidine kinase, with product MDERNKNREERDTDQSNSRALYEEMTKLNNELAMAQRKLAKKTSQLERINEQKNMMLGMAAHDLRNPLSAILGFSSLLLEDHEESGCFTDQQLDFIREIHSSSKLMLHMVEDMLDISSIESGKVEINRQEVDLVDLMRHTASLYRGESDKKGIALCLQLTDEPRRIEADRHKLVQVLNNLLSNAIKYSESGTTVTLGMHEEKANDSVTFFVRDEGVGISEEDIDKLFQPFAKLKSRPTAGERSTGLGLAITRKIVQAHGGRIRVESEVGRGSTFYVSLPTGGARNDSRG from the coding sequence ATGGACGAACGCAACAAGAACCGTGAGGAGAGGGACACGGACCAGAGCAATTCCCGCGCGCTGTACGAGGAGATGACCAAGCTTAACAACGAGCTGGCCATGGCCCAGCGGAAGCTGGCCAAGAAGACCAGCCAGCTTGAGCGGATTAACGAGCAGAAGAATATGATGCTCGGTATGGCGGCCCACGACCTGAGAAATCCCCTGTCCGCCATCCTTGGATTTTCATCCCTGTTGCTGGAGGATCACGAGGAGAGCGGCTGCTTTACCGATCAGCAGCTGGATTTCATTCGTGAGATTCACTCTTCCAGCAAACTCATGCTGCACATGGTCGAGGACATGCTCGATATCTCGTCCATCGAATCGGGCAAGGTCGAAATAAACCGGCAGGAGGTGGACCTGGTGGATTTGATGAGGCACACGGCTTCTCTCTACCGGGGGGAGAGTGATAAAAAAGGTATAGCCTTATGCCTGCAGCTGACGGATGAACCCAGGCGCATCGAGGCGGACCGTCACAAGCTGGTGCAGGTTCTCAACAACCTGCTGTCCAATGCCATCAAGTACTCGGAGTCCGGCACCACGGTTACGCTGGGCATGCACGAGGAAAAGGCGAATGACAGCGTCACCTTTTTTGTGCGGGACGAAGGCGTAGGCATTTCCGAAGAGGATATAGATAAGCTTTTCCAGCCTTTTGCCAAGCTGAAGTCACGTCCCACCGCCGGTGAACGGAGTACCGGACTGGGACTGGCTATCACCCGCAAGATTGTGCAGGCACATGGGGGACGTATCCGGGTGGAGAGCGAGGTGGGTCGCGGGAGCACCTTTTACGTAAGCCTTCCGACGGGCGGTGCTAGAAACGATAGTAGAGGGTAA
- a CDS encoding cobalamin-dependent protein (Presence of a B(12) (cobalamin)-binding domain implies dependence on cobalamin itself, in one of its several forms, or in some unusual lineages, dependence on a cobalamin-like analog.) has product MGKTLVATAVGGELHEIGIRMVADFFEMEGWDTYYLGANCPTDDLFEEVRSRKADVLALSVTMHQSLGTAREILRQLENEQDLEPCRVIVGGKPFMQFPGLWKDIGADAWAPEPEAAVRTANELIQGGPERVATRTGNIL; this is encoded by the coding sequence GTGGGAAAGACTCTTGTAGCTACTGCCGTGGGAGGGGAACTGCACGAAATAGGGATCCGCATGGTGGCGGATTTTTTCGAGATGGAGGGATGGGATACCTATTACCTGGGTGCCAACTGCCCGACGGACGACCTGTTTGAGGAGGTTCGCAGCCGAAAGGCGGATGTACTGGCGCTCTCCGTGACCATGCACCAGTCGCTGGGCACTGCCCGGGAAATTCTTCGGCAGCTGGAAAACGAACAAGACCTGGAACCATGCCGGGTCATCGTAGGAGGGAAACCATTCATGCAATTTCCTGGATTGTGGAAAGATATTGGGGCAGATGCGTGGGCACCCGAACCCGAGGCGGCGGTCCGCACGGCGAATGAGCTTATTCAAGGCGGACCGGAGCGGGTGGCGACAAGAACCGGGAATATCCTGTAA
- a CDS encoding B12-binding domain-containing protein: MHDQGIHLSRNRMQSLLLEELEGIRGGDIWSTDISIGFEEYMELFLRQFYEAYALGVPGMFADFLHWSRSLIKHHGMKPSRMNNFCEAFERVLEKSGETAPNHPLEFFQKECSRESGEEDAGRSHLEGDDPLRDVRKDFFESLLGGDRRRAGELVDGAVEEGTSVKNLYTKIFQPSLYEVGRLWQLNQINVAQEHYCSAAVQSLMSQLYPLSLARTGWERLL, from the coding sequence ATGCACGATCAAGGTATTCATCTATCCCGCAACCGTATGCAAAGTCTCCTGCTGGAGGAGCTGGAAGGGATACGGGGAGGTGATATCTGGAGTACAGACATCAGTATCGGCTTTGAGGAGTACATGGAGCTGTTCCTGCGGCAGTTCTATGAAGCTTACGCGTTAGGCGTACCCGGTATGTTCGCCGATTTTCTCCACTGGTCCCGCAGCCTTATCAAACATCACGGCATGAAACCGTCCCGCATGAACAATTTCTGTGAGGCGTTCGAAAGGGTGCTGGAAAAGAGCGGTGAGACCGCCCCAAACCATCCACTGGAATTTTTCCAGAAGGAGTGCAGTCGTGAATCCGGTGAGGAGGACGCAGGCAGATCCCACCTGGAGGGAGACGACCCGTTGAGGGACGTCAGAAAAGACTTTTTCGAATCCCTGCTGGGCGGTGACCGCCGGCGCGCCGGCGAGCTTGTAGACGGAGCGGTCGAGGAAGGCACGTCCGTAAAAAACCTTTACACGAAAATTTTCCAACCCAGCCTGTACGAAGTGGGCCGTCTTTGGCAGCTGAATCAGATCAACGTGGCACAAGAGCACTATTGCAGCGCCGCTGTTCAGTCTCTTATGTCGCAGCTCTATCCCTTATCTTTAGCACGAACAGGGTGGGAAAGACTCTTGTAG
- a CDS encoding sensor histidine kinase, whose protein sequence is MSLVALVPGIHMAWKMGFMGMLAADVLAVASILWVAFHPGISLIQRKLIFNAALYLVAVVLLYYLGSHGPGLLYQLTITIFVLLTLDRVYGYSALALNTLVCLILGVAIYFGFAGHALLQQYQLDSWIGVSSNLVFLSGTAVFLFPKLFEGLETAFTDQEQAESMLRESLSEKETLLMEIHHRVKNNMAIVSGMLELQAMDEEDPGLHQKLRGSIGRIKTMGTIHELLYRSNSFSRLEVNQNIRKLVNQITATVTSSLEIEVDCKLQPVVLNINQAIPLSLIINEVVTNAVKHAFKGRDWGMLHVSLQEKDSRVFLRIVDNGGGFPDNGESPVTDSLGIQLIQTLSAQLEGDYTYRNVEEGVRFTLEFTRQDVKGTGNAHLR, encoded by the coding sequence ATGAGCCTGGTTGCCCTGGTTCCCGGCATTCACATGGCCTGGAAGATGGGATTTATGGGCATGCTGGCGGCCGACGTTCTCGCCGTCGCATCCATCCTTTGGGTGGCCTTCCATCCTGGCATCTCCCTCATCCAGCGTAAGCTTATTTTTAACGCCGCGCTATATTTGGTAGCCGTCGTACTTCTCTATTACCTGGGTTCCCATGGGCCCGGACTACTCTACCAGTTGACGATCACTATCTTCGTACTGCTTACGCTGGATCGTGTTTACGGGTACAGCGCCCTGGCGCTTAATACCTTGGTCTGTCTCATCCTGGGGGTTGCCATATATTTCGGCTTCGCCGGCCACGCCTTATTACAGCAGTACCAGCTGGACTCCTGGATCGGCGTCTCCTCCAACCTGGTGTTCCTCAGCGGCACCGCGGTATTTTTGTTTCCGAAACTTTTTGAAGGACTTGAGACCGCGTTCACCGACCAGGAACAGGCAGAAAGCATGCTGCGGGAGTCGCTCTCGGAAAAGGAGACCCTGCTCATGGAGATCCATCACCGCGTGAAAAACAACATGGCCATCGTATCCGGCATGCTGGAGCTTCAGGCAATGGATGAGGAGGATCCCGGCCTACACCAGAAATTGAGAGGAAGTATAGGCCGCATCAAGACCATGGGCACCATCCATGAGCTTCTCTATCGCTCCAACAGTTTCTCCAGGCTGGAAGTGAACCAAAATATCCGCAAGCTGGTCAACCAGATTACCGCGACGGTGACATCCTCCCTCGAAATCGAAGTTGACTGCAAACTTCAGCCCGTCGTCCTGAACATCAACCAGGCCATTCCCTTATCGCTGATCATCAACGAGGTTGTCACCAATGCCGTCAAGCATGCCTTCAAAGGGCGGGATTGGGGCATGCTACATGTTTCCCTGCAGGAGAAGGACTCCAGGGTGTTCCTGCGTATAGTAGACAACGGGGGAGGATTTCCGGACAACGGTGAAAGTCCAGTAACCGACTCTCTGGGCATACAGCTCATTCAAACGCTCTCCGCCCAGCTGGAAGGTGACTACACCTACCGTAACGTCGAAGAAGGGGTACGATTCACTCTGGAATTCACCAGGCAGGACGTCAAGGGAACCGGGAATGCGCACCTCCGCTGA
- a CDS encoding GIY-YIG nuclease family protein produces MEHVLYILRSEVRESYYVGLTNDLERRLYFHNHGRQGHTRRYRPWNVVYQHSFDSREEAQEAEQKIKSWKSKVMLRRLIHGEIVLTDYL; encoded by the coding sequence ATGGAGCATGTGCTGTACATATTGCGATCGGAAGTCCGTGAGAGCTACTACGTGGGTCTTACCAATGATCTGGAGCGTCGATTGTACTTCCACAACCACGGTCGGCAAGGCCATACCCGCCGTTACCGCCCGTGGAATGTGGTCTACCAGCACTCGTTTGATAGCCGGGAGGAGGCACAGGAAGCAGAACAAAAAATAAAGAGCTGGAAAAGCAAGGTTATGCTTCGCCGGCTGATTCATGGAGAGATTGTGCTGACCGATTACCTGTAA
- a CDS encoding curlin repeat-containing protein: protein MRRLIMLCFVLLFASSMAIAQNNETDITQASDNNDAIVDQSGEANIATVTQKGVGVNTAIINQSSNPGETGIIESTIRQIGYHNTAIANGSRKNYRSSTTKQVQLGNHNRAVINPNGNIGSNLGTALTQVQQGNQNFATMSGKNSYSAEQRQNGFSNVAKTSGNSKNADVFQKQVGNNNRAIMDGANFGYASSNQRQFGDQNVSILENVGHDGPGESYVTYQNGTLNTARLFANGYGGVLDISQISNQNSAKVTWTTPGNSTDINQTGFSNSAVVNSN, encoded by the coding sequence ATGAGACGCTTAATAATGCTATGTTTTGTTCTGCTTTTTGCCAGTTCCATGGCAATCGCGCAGAATAACGAAACCGACATTACCCAGGCATCCGATAATAACGATGCCATTGTCGATCAGTCAGGAGAAGCCAATATCGCCACTGTCACTCAGAAAGGCGTAGGCGTAAACACTGCCATCATCAATCAGAGCAGCAATCCTGGCGAAACCGGCATCATCGAGTCCACTATTCGACAGATCGGATACCATAACACCGCGATTGCCAACGGATCGCGTAAGAACTACAGAAGCTCGACTACCAAGCAAGTTCAGCTTGGCAACCACAACAGAGCTGTAATTAACCCGAATGGAAACATTGGAAGCAACCTTGGAACAGCCCTGACGCAGGTTCAGCAAGGTAACCAGAACTTCGCCACGATGAGTGGTAAAAACAGTTACTCTGCGGAACAGCGCCAGAATGGCTTCTCCAACGTTGCCAAGACGTCCGGTAATTCAAAGAACGCGGATGTCTTCCAGAAACAAGTCGGCAACAACAACCGTGCAATAATGGACGGAGCCAACTTCGGATACGCCTCCTCGAACCAGCGGCAGTTCGGTGATCAAAATGTTTCCATACTGGAAAATGTCGGACACGACGGTCCGGGCGAATCCTACGTAACCTACCAGAACGGCACGCTCAATACAGCAAGACTATTCGCCAACGGTTATGGCGGCGTGCTTGACATCAGCCAGATCTCCAATCAAAATTCCGCAAAAGTTACCTGGACAACACCCGGTAACTCGACGGATATCAATCAGACCGGCTTCAGCAACTCCGCCGTAGTCAATTCCAACTAA
- the truA gene encoding tRNA pseudouridine(38-40) synthase TruA produces the protein MAWDLRADGRLQRLHHATLVARAGEELTRYKCYIEYEGTRYKGWQRQPGSRTVEEEIEEGLSQILQQQIDLVGQGRTDRGVHAEAQIAHADLPDDADPEKLQFGLLGVLPRDIAVWRMEKVDTDFHARFHARSRTYRYQILRRPSPLLDRFATRVMDHLDLEKMLHCAEYIHGEHDFETFTKSDPDGESNTRCEILASDMEWDDTLITWRITANRFLRHMVRRLAGTVIQVGQGKRTYEEFSAMVDKPNKNRGGHGAKARGLILESVEYGT, from the coding sequence GTGGCTTGGGACCTTCGTGCTGATGGCCGGCTTCAGCGTCTCCATCATGCGACACTGGTTGCGCGAGCGGGAGAAGAGCTGACCCGCTACAAATGCTATATCGAGTACGAGGGCACCCGCTACAAAGGCTGGCAGCGGCAGCCGGGTAGCCGTACCGTAGAGGAGGAGATTGAGGAGGGTCTCAGCCAGATTCTGCAACAGCAGATCGACCTTGTGGGGCAGGGGAGGACCGACCGGGGCGTGCACGCCGAGGCGCAGATAGCTCATGCCGACCTGCCCGACGATGCCGACCCTGAAAAACTCCAGTTCGGATTGCTGGGCGTGCTGCCGCGCGACATCGCCGTCTGGAGGATGGAGAAGGTGGACACGGACTTTCACGCCCGTTTCCACGCCCGGTCGCGCACCTACCGCTACCAGATATTGCGGCGACCCTCGCCGCTGCTCGACCGCTTTGCCACGCGCGTCATGGACCACCTCGACCTTGAGAAGATGCTGCACTGCGCGGAGTACATCCACGGGGAGCACGATTTCGAGACCTTTACCAAGTCCGATCCCGATGGCGAGTCCAACACCCGCTGCGAGATTCTCGCCTCCGACATGGAGTGGGACGATACCCTGATCACCTGGCGGATCACCGCCAACAGATTTCTCCGGCACATGGTACGCAGGTTGGCCGGAACCGTTATACAGGTGGGACAGGGAAAGCGAACATACGAGGAATTCAGCGCAATGGTAGATAAGCCCAACAAAAACAGGGGCGGGCACGGGGCCAAGGCCAGGGGATTGATTTTGGAGAGCGTGGAGTATGGTACGTAG
- the ccsA gene encoding cytochrome c biogenesis protein CcsA produces the protein MLGTIGEVLINASFLSVVLAAVAYYRCSSGGGDRWFRRANWLFAAHGFFLLAASGILLHLILTHQFNYYYVFKYTSSDLQLRYLVSAFWGGQEGSFMLWILFSFLMGAGLMKWTRKSYRGPVLFFLALTQVFLMSMVAGIPIGDWTMGASPFRTLAEAMPNAPFIQTNPDFVPSDGQGLNDLLKSPWMMIHPPILFLGFSMMTIPYCFAMAALWKRRYNEWVGPALPWTLGANVALLTAIFLGGYWAYVTLSFGGYWAWDPVENASLVPWLLGTAGIHTMIIQRKSSTSQKASIIFALLAYVAIVYETFLTRSGILSDASVHSFVDLGLYNQLVAFMAVVTFIGLGMFFYRYRDLPSQDRESKILSREFMTFAGAMVLFLLGLVIILGTSSPIIGRLFTVSPTPPEISFYNDWTMPLAIIAAILTVFGQFLFWSRQTAESLADELTWPVAATCVLTLASIMLGNVRDIYYMVYILAGWFALVGNGVIMYRLLRQNSKLIGGALSHTGFALLMLGILASSAYNEHLLDPTMAGFNAAVDQGTAVGADGLPATQKRNFFQLRLNESKVVNDKYRVTYEGYTLRGQTRTGQQEYRIKFEPADGEGRQFYLTPEVYPMLSSSSGANIQWSVDPDVRTGLLSDIYLYVSGSSYVERKNRQAEEQQRRMSQGSGAAGGTGGLAGNMADSQQDTPADTTEADSMQTQTLSLSRGSTVTVGSFEIAFNNYRQVPEGELDLPDSTMIAVRAQLDVTDRATNSTASLQPLFAIYNKDGQSWSYAPPVTIPGTGDVSIQFSNVKPESGEIELTIRGLDETYQEEWVLLVAEEKPLISVVWLGTFVLMAGFSVSIMRHWLREREKS, from the coding sequence ATGCTCGGCACCATCGGTGAAGTACTTATTAACGCCTCCTTCCTGAGCGTAGTCCTGGCGGCGGTGGCCTACTATCGCTGTTCTTCCGGGGGAGGGGATCGCTGGTTCCGGCGTGCCAACTGGCTATTCGCTGCCCACGGGTTCTTCCTGCTGGCCGCCTCCGGTATTCTGCTGCATCTCATCCTCACGCACCAGTTTAACTACTACTACGTATTCAAATACACCTCTTCGGATCTTCAGCTCCGCTACCTGGTCTCCGCTTTCTGGGGCGGGCAGGAGGGAAGTTTCATGCTCTGGATTCTCTTTTCCTTCCTGATGGGGGCGGGACTGATGAAGTGGACGCGCAAGTCGTACCGGGGACCGGTGCTCTTCTTCCTGGCCCTGACCCAGGTTTTCCTGATGTCTATGGTCGCCGGCATTCCCATAGGCGACTGGACCATGGGCGCCTCCCCTTTCCGCACCCTCGCCGAGGCCATGCCCAACGCACCCTTTATTCAGACCAATCCCGATTTTGTGCCCTCCGACGGCCAGGGGCTCAACGACCTGCTGAAGAGCCCGTGGATGATGATCCACCCGCCCATCCTTTTTCTGGGCTTCTCCATGATGACCATTCCCTACTGCTTTGCCATGGCCGCGCTCTGGAAGCGCCGCTACAACGAGTGGGTGGGACCCGCCCTGCCGTGGACCCTCGGCGCCAATGTGGCACTGCTTACCGCCATTTTCCTGGGCGGATACTGGGCTTATGTGACCCTCTCCTTCGGAGGATACTGGGCCTGGGACCCGGTCGAGAATGCCTCCCTGGTGCCCTGGCTGCTGGGAACGGCCGGCATCCACACCATGATCATCCAGCGCAAGAGCTCCACCTCACAGAAGGCCTCCATCATTTTCGCGCTGCTGGCCTACGTGGCTATCGTCTACGAGACCTTCCTTACGCGCTCGGGCATACTCTCTGACGCCTCGGTGCACAGCTTTGTGGACCTGGGCCTCTACAATCAGCTTGTGGCCTTCATGGCCGTGGTCACCTTCATCGGGCTGGGCATGTTCTTCTACCGCTACCGGGATCTGCCCTCGCAGGACCGCGAGTCGAAAATCCTGAGCCGCGAGTTCATGACCTTTGCCGGGGCCATGGTGCTCTTTTTGCTGGGACTGGTCATTATCCTGGGCACCAGCTCGCCCATCATCGGCCGCCTGTTTACCGTCAGTCCCACACCTCCCGAAATAAGCTTCTACAACGACTGGACCATGCCCCTTGCCATCATTGCGGCTATCCTTACCGTATTTGGGCAGTTTCTCTTCTGGAGCCGTCAGACCGCCGAGAGCCTGGCCGACGAGCTGACCTGGCCTGTGGCAGCCACCTGCGTGCTGACCCTGGCCAGCATTATGCTGGGTAACGTACGTGATATCTATTACATGGTCTACATCCTGGCCGGCTGGTTTGCCCTTGTGGGCAACGGGGTGATCATGTACCGCCTGCTTCGCCAAAATTCCAAACTTATAGGGGGTGCGCTCTCGCATACGGGATTCGCCCTGTTGATGCTGGGCATTCTGGCCTCTTCCGCCTACAATGAGCACCTGCTCGATCCCACCATGGCCGGCTTCAACGCCGCTGTTGATCAGGGCACGGCCGTGGGCGCCGACGGGCTTCCCGCCACGCAGAAACGAAACTTCTTTCAGCTTCGGCTCAACGAGTCGAAGGTGGTCAACGACAAGTACCGGGTGACCTACGAGGGATATACGCTGCGGGGGCAGACGCGAACGGGCCAGCAGGAGTACCGCATCAAATTTGAGCCTGCCGACGGGGAGGGGCGCCAGTTCTACCTGACCCCGGAAGTCTATCCCATGCTCTCCTCTTCCAGCGGCGCCAACATACAGTGGTCGGTGGATCCTGATGTGCGTACCGGACTGCTAAGCGATATCTACCTCTACGTGTCCGGTAGCTCCTATGTGGAGCGCAAAAACAGGCAGGCCGAAGAGCAGCAGCGTCGCATGAGCCAGGGTTCCGGCGCGGCTGGTGGGACTGGCGGTTTGGCAGGAAATATGGCCGACTCTCAACAGGATACCCCGGCTGACACTACTGAAGCCGACAGCATGCAGACGCAGACTCTCAGTCTAAGCCGGGGGAGCACGGTAACGGTGGGCAGCTTCGAAATCGCTTTCAACAACTACCGCCAGGTGCCCGAAGGCGAGCTGGACCTTCCCGACAGCACCATGATCGCGGTGCGAGCACAGCTCGACGTAACCGATCGGGCCACCAACAGTACGGCCAGCCTGCAGCCCCTTTTCGCCATCTACAACAAAGACGGTCAAAGCTGGTCCTACGCCCCGCCCGTGACCATTCCCGGTACAGGGGACGTGAGCATTCAGTTCAGCAACGTCAAACCCGAATCCGGGGAGATTGAACTCACCATCCGCGGCCTCGATGAGACCTACCAGGAGGAGTGGGTGCTGCTGGTGGCTGAGGAGAAGCCCTTGATATCTGTCGTGTGGCTTGGGACCTTCGTGCTGATGGCCGGCTTCAGCGTCTCCATCATGCGACACTGGTTGCGCGAGCGGGAGAAGAGCTGA
- a CDS encoding cytochrome c maturation protein CcmE gives MKPKLIIGLLCIVGFTSLLMYNFGNSISTYVNFQQAQDMEGAHVVGTWEDSRDYGFSMEEKQFSFYMKDEEGNVRRVVYPKPKPNNFEQADRLVVIGSMQNGVFYANDMLMKCPSKYNTVDAAEVSGTQTLES, from the coding sequence ATGAAACCCAAACTAATCATCGGACTGCTCTGCATAGTAGGCTTTACTTCCCTGCTGATGTACAATTTCGGCAACAGCATCAGCACCTACGTCAATTTCCAACAGGCCCAGGACATGGAGGGCGCCCACGTGGTGGGGACCTGGGAGGATTCACGTGACTATGGCTTTTCCATGGAAGAGAAGCAGTTCTCCTTTTACATGAAGGACGAGGAGGGCAATGTCCGGCGTGTGGTCTATCCCAAGCCCAAGCCCAACAACTTCGAACAGGCCGACCGCCTGGTGGTCATCGGATCCATGCAGAACGGCGTATTCTACGCAAACGACATGCTGATGAAATGCCCATCCAAGTACAACACCGTGGATGCCGCAGAGGTATCCGGAACGCAGACCCTAGAGAGCTGA
- the ccsA gene encoding cytochrome c biogenesis protein CcsA, whose translation MSLKPWKYLVAVWMTAVITAGFLIPIPDIPILEQSARNLFLHVPMWFTMAVCFGAGLIYSIRYLNAPSPVLDRKASSANLVGILFGVCGLLTGAVWARFTWGTWWTFAEPRMNLSALAMMIYVAYFVLRTAFEDPQKRAKLSAVYNVFAAATIPFLLYIIPRQLPSLHPGAEGNPAFSEITAPELRYIFYPAVVGFIGLSVWLAELLNRYKHVNAQLEGREA comes from the coding sequence ATGAGTCTCAAACCCTGGAAATACCTGGTAGCTGTCTGGATGACGGCCGTGATTACCGCTGGATTCCTTATACCCATTCCCGACATCCCCATTCTGGAACAGTCGGCCCGCAATCTCTTTTTGCACGTACCCATGTGGTTCACCATGGCCGTCTGTTTCGGGGCCGGGCTGATCTACAGCATCCGGTATCTCAATGCACCCTCGCCCGTCCTCGACCGCAAAGCCTCTTCCGCCAATCTTGTAGGTATCCTGTTCGGGGTGTGCGGTCTCCTGACCGGCGCCGTATGGGCCCGTTTCACCTGGGGAACGTGGTGGACCTTCGCCGAGCCCCGGATGAATCTCTCAGCTCTGGCCATGATGATTTATGTAGCCTACTTTGTGTTGCGGACTGCCTTCGAAGATCCGCAGAAAAGGGCCAAACTTTCGGCGGTCTACAACGTTTTCGCGGCCGCCACCATCCCCTTTCTACTCTACATCATTCCCCGACAGCTGCCCAGCCTGCACCCCGGGGCGGAAGGAAATCCGGCCTTCAGTGAAATCACGGCACCGGAACTGCGGTACATTTTCTATCCCGCAGTGGTGGGTTTCATCGGGCTCTCGGTCTGGCTGGCCGAGCTGCTTAACCGCTACAAACACGTGAATGCACAACTGGAAGGAAGGGAAGCATGA
- a CDS encoding PH domain-containing protein, which yields MDRSPESKSINLSPVWQRFAHRYLLGVLLLPLLGLGAWLIWKTWKEQKARRYRITDRQISSIDVRYHQTLDLSNIEEVRLRQTGFQRWLGTGDLVLETGSSEMVMVGMENPASLKAAIEEAAATLREAMRQQEERKSPEPDREPGSMDRMDYLTGLWQQGLISDRDFNEERRHFE from the coding sequence ATGGACCGAAGCCCCGAATCCAAATCCATAAACCTCTCCCCGGTCTGGCAGCGGTTCGCCCACCGGTACCTGCTAGGCGTGCTGCTCCTGCCCTTGCTGGGACTGGGCGCATGGCTGATCTGGAAGACCTGGAAGGAGCAGAAGGCCCGACGCTACCGCATTACCGACCGTCAGATATCGTCCATCGACGTCCGCTACCACCAGACCCTCGACCTCAGCAACATCGAGGAGGTGCGACTGCGGCAGACCGGCTTCCAGCGCTGGCTGGGGACGGGAGACCTGGTGCTGGAGACGGGAAGCTCCGAAATGGTGATGGTGGGCATGGAAAATCCCGCCTCACTGAAAGCTGCCATCGAGGAGGCGGCGGCCACCCTGCGAGAAGCAATGAGGCAGCAGGAGGAGAGAAAATCTCCCGAACCCGATCGCGAACCGGGCTCCATGGACCGTATGGACTACCTGACTGGTTTATGGCAGCAGGGTCTTATCTCCGACCGCGACTTCAACGAGGAACGGCGGCACTTCGAGTAG